The Gemmatimonadota bacterium genome contains the following window.
CGGCGCAATCAGCCGCAACCCTCACTTGGCCCGAAGTCCTGACCGCATTGGCCGCCGCGACCGTCGCGCTCGTCGCCCTCGGCTTCGCGGTCGCCGGGCTGCTGGCCTTCCGCTCGCTGGCCCGCCTGATGCGCTCGCTGAACGAAACCGTCAAGCGGCTGGGCCCGCGCGCCGAGCCCTTGCTCGAGAACGCCAGCCGCGTGGCCAGCGACGCCAGCCGGATCAGCGACTCGGTCCGCCACGAGGTGGTCGAGCTGCTCAAGACCGTCGAGGACATCAACCAGCAGTTGCGTGCCGCGGCCGAGGGCGCGCAGGAGCGCGTGCAGCATTTTGCCGCGGTGCTGGACGTCGTGCAGGAAGAGGCCGAGGACCTGTTCCTGGATGCCGCCGCCGCCGCGCGCGGCCTGCACGCCTCCACCCGGTCGTTGCGCCGGCTGCGCCGCCGCCGGCATTAGTGGTCTGCCGCGATTCGCAGTACGTTTCGCTCCAGCAGGAGGAGCCGATGGCTCGCCGTGACACAATCGATTTCGTTAGCGCATTCGCCGTAGGCGCCATTCTCGGAGTCGCTGCCGCCCTGCTGCTCCGCCCGGAGCCGCCGTCGCGCACCCAGCGCATCCTGAAGCAGCTCGGTCCCTACGGCAAGCAGGTCCGGAGCGGCGCCCGCCAGGCACGCCGCGGGCTCGAGGAGCGCGCCAGCGCCGCCGGCGATCTGGGCGCCGAGCTGAACACGGCTGCTCGCGAGCTGCTGCGCGGATTCCGCAGCGAGGTCGCAGATATTCTGTCTGCCGCCCGGGACGACCTGGCGCGCACCTTGAACCAGCAGGTCGAGGAGGCTCAGACGTCGCTCCGCCGCACGGCCAGAAAGCTCCGCCGCTCCTGAGTCGGGCACCGGCCGTGCCGGCATTCGCCGCCCTCCCGCTGGCGCTCGCCCTGCTGCTCCTGCTGCCCGAAAGCGCCTGGGCCTTCGGGCCGGCTACCCACGCCTTCCTGGGCGAGCGCCTGCTCGGCTCGCTCTTCCTGCTGCCCGAAGCCCTGGCCAGCCTCATCCGCGTCCACCCCCAGAGCTTCCTCTATGGCTCCCTGGCCGCGGACATTTCCTTTGCCAAGAAGTACGTGCCCGCCGGCCGCCACTGCCACTTCTGGCACGTGGGCGAGGAGATCTACAATGAAGCGGAGAACGACCGGCTGCGCGCCGTCGGGCTGGGCTACCTCAGTCACCTCGCGGCCGACACCATTGCCCACAACTTCTACCTGCCGCGCCAGCTTCTCATGACCAGCTCGACCAAGGCGCTGGGCCACTCCTACTGGGAGCACCGCATGGACACCCACCTGGGCGAGCAGTACGCCGGCCTCGCCCGGGACGTGGTCATGGAGTACGACCACACCGAGGCCGACGCGCTCTTCGATCGCGTGCTGAGCGGCACCATCTTCTCCTTCGAGACCAACCGCCGGATCTTCCGCGGCATGATCCGCT
Protein-coding sequences here:
- a CDS encoding zinc dependent phospholipase C family protein — encoded protein: MPAFAALPLALALLLLLPESAWAFGPATHAFLGERLLGSLFLLPEALASLIRVHPQSFLYGSLAADISFAKKYVPAGRHCHFWHVGEEIYNEAENDRLRAVGLGYLSHLAADTIAHNFYLPRQLLMTSSTKALGHSYWEHRMDTHLGEQYAGLARDVVMEYDHTEADALFDRVLSGTIFSFETNRRIFRGMIRFQDNERWQAVFDRVVQKSRWDLPAGDVEAYVSRAFDYLIDYLLRRRNSAAAALDPTGEFNLRLAKRVRRMALREGAWRNRKLLRLMADDFFPLPPEELGYWKESVKS